Genomic segment of Drosophila simulans strain w501 chromosome 2R, Prin_Dsim_3.1, whole genome shotgun sequence:
ATAAAACACTCAGAATTGTGTCAGCTTAAGTTTTTATCTTTatggtttattattaattgtttgtttagtCTATAATTTGGGTCAATATTGATTGATTGCACGGGCATATTGAATACCCCGAAGAACGCTTTCTACAATGCGCGATTGACACTATTATCTACAATATGGAATCGTAACTATCACCGATAGCAACAACTTTCGATTGTGCTGTGTTTGAGTTGGCTATCGATTTTTTTAGGTCACATCCGGCAGCTTAAAAAATTACCAGTAACTGAACATCATAAAACTACTACCATTTATCATTCATAAAATTTGAGCTAATCAAGGTATATTCTTTCATAAAACTATCAGTATTGGATTGAATCAGAATTATCGAATAAATCGATAGCTTATCAGTTACCATCGATTGAGCAACCTTAGCCATGTTACCTTTTCGCTTTGCTGATCCTTTAGGATGAGATATGTCTTTAGTTTCTTGTAATCCTTCCAGCCATTCGTGTCCTTTGGCTTGAAATTGACTGGCGTGTTGCTACTATTGTTGTTTTCATTGCTGTTGGTTGTACTATTGTTACTGTTGTTGCTTTCGGCCACCAACATGGTCAAGTTTTGAGCCATTTTGAGCAGGGGGAAAATCACTGGTTCACTGAGCACTCAAatactttgtattttttgttccACTAATGTGGATCATTTTTTCACAGCATTTCAATTGCTCAATTGTATTCAATTGAGATTGAATGAATCACTTCAtgtgttttgttgtgttttctcTGGCAGATTAATTAGAGATTTCTCGGCGTCTGACTGTGTGTGCGGCACCTTAATTACAACAcgatacaaattaaatttaattgaaaccgATATAAACGTTCTTGCTCTCCTTCTGTTTATGTTTGCGGTGTGCACTTGGGCGTGGATAAAACGCGAACGCGGCGACGGATGACGCTCGCCATGATAATGCTCATAATGATGATGGTagtggtgatggtgatggtgatgagcATGATAATGATGCATCCGTATCCGTTCCCGGGGTGCTGCGAAATTCCGCAAACACACGCGATTAAGAGGTAACTAATTATGCATTACATGCAACATGCCAGGCCTAATGGAGGCGCAGCAGTAGCGTACATTAAACCGCGCAGAAGATAATCATTACTTTTTAGTTccacttttaatgaatttagttttttgttaaaactcgccttttgtttgcttataaCCCAATTTATCCATAGGTATAATAATTAAGCCCAACAGTGACTCAATGATTTACGATCAGTAGTATTACAATTATGCCAATGAGCTATCTGTTCTAACACACTTCTCTCCACAGCACCACCTGTTGCTTCCCAAAAATGCAGCCACAACAAGCCACAAATGCTCCACACGTTGCGAATGAGTATCGCGTGGATACGAGTGCTGGGACCTTCCCTCATCGCTCTGTCCACTCCCCTTCATCTCCGCCCCGGACAATCAAATGGAGCTCGTGCGAAAGGCGTGGCAGTTGATAACCATAACAACAGACAGTGGGGTGGAAACTGCTCTGCACAAGTTGGATAATAAGCTTCGCACTCGAACGAAAGTAAATGCAAAACGTGGGGGGCAGAGCGAAAGGTTGAGGGATTTCCCCAATAGTTGGCCAACTTTAGATTGAGTTTTGATTTAAACATTCTACGCTTCTCAGTAACTAAAAGTAACTAGCAAACTAATTATAAGTACCTAACTGAAacacatatattatttaagctTATCGCTTAAGCTCAGTACTGCtgctaattaattataatGCATAGGAAATGCATACAAAAAGATTGCGGCTAATGAATCAATTATTCCGAAAACTTAATTGACTTCAATTAGAGGCGAGCAAATCGATAGGAACCCTTCGAGTATCCAAGTATTCAAAGTACCTATTTAACATGAGTTAGCTAGTTGAGATAGGGATCTGAACTCCAAGCGAACCGATTGATTGGATTGTCTGTAAACAGAAGTCAATTGTGAGTGGCGTTGTGTGGTAATTGCAAATTGGTAACGGGAGTGAGCTGCTTGGCCTTGGCTaaaacaaagcgaaacaaaaccaaacaacaaCACCGAAACTAAAGCCCCAACTCGAAGtcgagccacgcccacccaagTGGGTCAATGTGGGAGGACAAGGACAAGCAGTAAACCgttcagtgtgtgtgtgtgtgtgtgtgtggggcgaAGGCGccagagggggcgtggcaattattttttgacCCACTTAAGTGCCCATGTGCGTGATAAACCCTGGGAGTTGATATTGTTGTTATAGTTTCGGCTGTTACTGGTTTCGGGGCGATATAAATCAACATTCGCACGCAAATAAATCACATTAAATAACCGATAAAAGAAATACACGGGCAGCAATCTTTTGCCTTCCGCCAAGGAGAAATGTGGAAGAAGTATGtccatatgtatgcatgtatattGTAGACACAATCTAGCAAGGGGGCTTGCACATGGAACGGtggctttatttttagaaCGGTACACGCAAACAAACACGCGGAAAACGGCAAAAAATGCGCGTGTTTAAAGCGCGCAAAGTGAAACGGTAGTTGGTGTTCTTGACTCGCGCCGCCTCGCTTGCTCAAGTCGTGTACTTGTACTTGTACTTCAACTCGCgccacacagatacgcactcACACAGGCGCAGTGCTAATGGCGCTGCCACCGCGTTGACAGGTTAAGATACACTGCAttataaccaaaaaaaaaaacttggccCGTTTGGCCTTAGAGATGGCATTTCTCGAGGTgcgaaatataaaaacttcAATATTATGGTActacaaatatattcaaaatatctttatctaaattcaaatatgCTTGTTTTTAAAGATCACGACTTTCTTTAGCAAGCAAACGAAAGGCGAGAGTGattaacttttaacttttaaactaGAGATACAGTCAGTTTGACTAAGCAGATTTGAGTATTGGTTTATTTGGCCTAAAACTGTGGATTTTCTCATTTCTCAATAAACTTTTTCATCTATATGTAAGCCTTGTAATATATCGTTAATTGCGCACATTGGTGTCGCATTTAAATCCATTCAATTGGTAATTCCTGCATCTCCATTAATTTGTTATAGTGACACTTGCAACGGTATGCCAAGTGCACAGCTTTAACtgctttaaattgaattaattgcaCGCTTTAATAGTTCCCGCATGGAAATCATTGAACTGCCTGCCAGCAATTTGATTATCGATACACTGAGCCAAAGTGCGGTGACTCATCGCCGAGTTGAGAGCACGCGCACATCTCCAACGACTGACACCTTTAAGTTAACCCTTGAAGATGATAGCCGGCGATTAACTAACTGGAAAAGGGCACAAAGTTGGTCGTtatgtttgctgtttttttttttgttgttttttcagcAGACGCGGCGTCGTTAAGTTGCTGGTTatacattttccttttaacTTCATTTTGGAAACCAGTTTTGGGGCACTGCCACCGTTGCCGGCGACCACAGACATTgaacttttgtttgcttttattattaatacacTCATTTGGCTCCTGCTacatgctgttgttgttgttcttgttgttgctgttgctgtcacACTTTATATTGTGCATTTATCAATTTTGATTTGGCACACATGCTGGCATTTTTGTTGATAACaaccacacacagacacacattcatatttacatatatatatatattatttgagCAATAAACAATTGCGAATTGAGATTGAAAATCGCGCGACGATGGAACGGTATAATGATGCCAGCGACggccgacgacgacgactgaAAAGAGCGACTGCGGCGGCAAGAACGGATCGAGCGCCCGCTGTCGACGCCGACGCTGCCAGCGACGCCAGctgcgacggcggcggcgagTTTGCTCTATCAGCAGTGGAGCCCTGCGacgcattgttgttgctgccctCGTTCGTTTGTTCTTGTGCccgcaagaaaaacaaagcaaggggcaaaaagcaaaaagcagaaggcaatggcaaaggcaaaggcagcACAGCAAAGCAGCTAaaacaaacgcaaacaaacaaaacaagcgaCGCAGTCGCAGCGACGTCGACAGCGGAGCTCATGGggagctcacacacacacactcacacagacacagagtCGCACTCAAAGTAAACACGcttacacccacacacacacacgtagcCACGAATCGAAAAGCCAAAATGGAGCGACGAAATGAAGTGAACCACATTCGCATTCAACTGGAGCGGcgattggggattggggagACCGAAAAGCCGCAAAGAGCTAAAGAGCTGAGACGGTTGGGTAATCAGTCACTTGGCGGCAGGAACTAGTAACTAACTAGCAAAACTTAACTAAAGCAACTAGTAACGAAGTACGAAAAGTAACTAGTTTGGTAATCAGTCAGTTAGATGCGTGGAATTAGTTGGTTAGTGAATGGGTTTTAGTTTAGAATGCTCAGCAGCTAGTTCGCTAATCAGTTGTGTTATCTAAACTAACTGAAGCGCTAATCAGTTAGTTATActaaatttctatttaatcAGGAAATTCTGCTATCAATTTAAGAGTAAATTGGTACTTTAATTCGCAGACCGAGCAACGcaattagtattattattattagggtttgtgccccaaaaagtatgcaacaattaGTACACAATCCGTTTTCAAATCGGGAAACTTAATtgaatatagaaaaaaaaatacaatttcagtagaattaaatatttgcgaaGGTTCTGTCAGTgcacaataataaatttaatttatccGACAATTTGGCGTGCTAATATTTTCTGTACAATGTTTACAATGCACGGCTGAAATACCAAATTAGGCGCTGCTaaaaaagtcaattaaaatagcattcaaattatttataataatgccATAATAAAACACTAGCAAATAGCAGAAGGTATACCTATTTTCATGCAAATCAACTTTGATTCATACGAAAAGAGTGTTAGACCAttgaaaacttatttatttagtgcTCTCTCGGCTAGACAAacaaaattgattgattttgttttggttttcgtaTTTAAGCGCACATACTTttctaattgaattgaattccaATTTGACCCCACACAACTGCACTCTGAATTAAGTTTTATTGCCTCAAATTCCTTCGATGACGGCAACCCTGAAAACGAGGCGAAAAACCCGTGAAATCAAGTAAAAAGCGAGTGTTtggcaaaaaagaagaaaaaaacgccaaaaacggggaaaaacagaagcacaaacaataaaaaaaagtgatgAGGAAAAACAGTGGCAAAAAGAGAAGTGGGACAAGGCGAGGGGCAATGGGTCGGAGGTCGGGGGTCGTCACCTCTGGCAAGTAGGCGCTGCCAACTTCATGTAAACACTGCCGTAAAGAGAAGGAGGCGATGAAGATGCAGTGAAAGAGGGGACGGCGCGGAGGAGGCACTGAAGCAGACGCAAGCACTTGGAGGTCGTCATGCCAAGAGCGAATAACTCGTGGATGGAGTTCACACAGAGATACAGTGAAACCTATGTAGCACGAACGCAAGTTGAGCCAACCAAAACATGCAAGAAACTAAGGCCCCACTGAATATATTGTATTGCTAATAAGTTCAAGCTAGCTGGTGTCCACTGTGGATGGATATAGACAAATGCGTAGCCtgtttgcaattgcaatggcGCCGAGCTGAAAAGCGGAGCAAATAAGAAAACAGCAACACAGCCAAACACAAACGCTCTCCAACATAGATtgcaatgtttatttatttagtcgATGGCAACACCAACAGTGCAGCACGAATTTGCACAATGTGGGTACTTTGGGGGCCggaatgcgagtgtgtggaGTGTGGGGGAATGCACTCAGACACACTCGGAGACCCAATAATCCACctggcaacagcaaaagcgGAAACAATGTAGGCGAAATAGCTAACGAAATTGAATTGTGCCCAAAATGGGGTTGAATGTTTTAAGCCAAGATCTAATTCAGAGGCAGGAAGCATAAGGGCTTTAAGCAATTGACTTAAGGAAAGTCTCAGTTCTTAGTACATATTTCAGGGCCATAAGTAGATGCAGCACGAGTAGAATGGTACTGAACGCATCTTAAGTGATAACAAAAGTTAAGTAAACCCACACACATCAGCACTGgcggccaaacaaacaaatgataCTGGCCAAGCAAagggaaacaaacaaaagagcGAAAGGAAAGCAAGAGGAGCTAGagccaaattaaatgttagttCAGAACAGACGAAGTGTGAAATAATCACATTAACTAATGCACAAACAACGAGGGAggccaaccagccaaccaaccaaggCGACCAGACAGACGAAAGCCGCAGGAGACTCTCCTTCGGAATGGTGCCCGTTGTCAGGGAAACCATCCACTCCAGCCACTCCACCCACTCCTGCCACTCCAGCCACCTTTCACCCAACCGCCCACTCAGCCTCTTAAGTCATCACCAGCGTCATCGTTGTTTGGCGCAAATGTAAAGAGTGAATTGCCGAGGCAAAAGCTGCTCAAATGCAAAGCCAGCGACTCGAAGGAGCATTGTAATGCCTAATTAATGACTGCCACGTTTTCTGTGCTCCTTCGCCCGTTCTGCGGAATTTAATTATACACTATGCATCCGTCGGATCGTTGACAATCATATGGTATTTTAGGcactatttgggttaaacagGATGAACATACGGTATGCAGTATCCACTGAGCTGTAAATACTTCAGGCCATTCGTATCTATAAGATATCATTTGCATGGCGAACATAACATCGATAGTAAGTAATAATACTCGTACATACGATATAGATTAAGTACACAGCAACTGATAACATGATTATCTCTAACAGAAGTGTCTGAAAGCAAGTATGCGAAGTATCGCATTTTAAGTTGTTGACTCaaatcattaaatattcattcacATTACCTATGATAAAATTTCCATTAGGCAGGTTCCCTAAACCCATCTTACATTTATCTCTCCATTAACCTTGACAGTATGCCAGGTACTTTCGCTTAACTGCACTTTTTAATCTCCGTGTGGCAGTATTTAGCAAAATATGTGATTCCAGCCCAATCGGCCAGTCGAATCTTATCAGTTCTCCTACCCAAATATAGCTGTGTTCGAACTGAATTAGGCTTTTCCATGAGGTTCGGTGCTTACTATCTACTGATCCGCATATGGACGACGCATTTGCACGACCCACCGGCTGAGTGAGTCCCGAACAGTGGTAATTATTATGGTCGCCCCACTGGCCCCCACTTGAGGGCGCGGCTATGGGACtatctaaacaattttatcATCAACTGGAGCAGCGAGAACCGTATTCAGTCTCTGTCTGGCGTTCGAGCGCGTTGGAAGTGCCAGAGAGGATTGCGGCCAAAGTAGCTGGTAGTGCGTAcacataatattattaatataatacttaGTAAGTACCACAGTTGAGATTAGGAAGCAATGGATTTGCGCGTGAGCTTTAGTGACAAGCTGAAACTGGGCGCCAAGTGAGTGCGAAGTTCAGACGCTGGCCGAACCGATGAGTCATCATGACTGCTCTTCTCTTTCAGGGTTATTGGCCATAAGGTGGTTCAGTACAAGCTGGGCACGGGTCAGACCAAGGAGCTGGCCACCAAATATGGCCAGCTGAAGGGTCAGCAGCGCAGGACGCTCTACGATGGCGAACTCTACTACTCCTTCGAGGGCATTCCCTTTGCCCAGCCGCCCGTGGGTGAGCTGCGTTTTCGCGCTCCCCAACCACCGAGCTCGTGGCAGGGCGTCAGGGATTGCACCTATGCCAGGGAGCAGCCTATGCAGAGGAACTCCATCACCAACACTGCCGAAGGATCCGAGGATTGCCTCTACCTAAATGTCTACGCCAAGAAGCTGGAGTCACCGAAACCACTGCCCGTTATGGTCTGGATCTTCGGTGGGGGTTTTCAAGTAGGCGGAGCCTCGCGGGATCTCTATGGACCGGATTACTTTATGAAGCACGATATCCTACTGGTCACCATCAACTATCGGGTGGGTGTGCTGGGCTTCCTGAGTCTCAAGGACAAGGAGCTCAAGATACCTGGAAATGCGGGTCTGAAGGACCAAATCCAGGCACTGCGTTGGGTCAAGGAGAACATAGCCAGTTTCAATGGCGATCCCGAGAACATAACCGTATTCGGCGAATCGGCTGGCGGAGCTTCCACGCACATCCTTATGCAAACGGAGCAGGCCAGAGGACTCTTCCACCGCGCCATCGTTCAGTCCGGTTCAGCTTTGTGCGCCTGGGCCACGCAACCGGATCGAAAGTGGCCACAGAGATTGGGCAAGGAACTGGGCTATGCCGGCAACTTGGAGAGCGAGAAGGAACTGTTGGAGTTCTTCCAGCAGATCCCGGCCAGCAAGTTGGCCCAGTACTGCAATTCAATCGTAACGCAGGAGGAACAGCGCGACTACGAGATCTTGGCCTTTGCCCCGGTAATCGAGCCATATGTTGGCGATGATTGCGTGATCCCAAAATCGCAGCAAGAGCAGCTGTCCAGCGCCTGGGGCAATTCCATTCCCATGATCATAGGCGGAACCTCTTTCGAAGGACTCTTCTCTTATCGCACCACCCTGGATGATCCGCTTTACATGCTGAGTGCCTTCGAGGCCATAATACCCAAGCAGGTTCGCGACGCCATTGACAAGGATGAGCTGGCGGAGATGGTGAGGAGGCTGAAGAAGTCCTACTTCGACGACCCCGACCGGGCCAGCATGGAGCTCTACGAGTGCCTCCACATTCTGAGCATCAAG
This window contains:
- the LOC6735713 gene encoding esterase B1; its protein translation is MDLRVSFSDKLKLGAKVIGHKVVQYKLGTGQTKELATKYGQLKGQQRRTLYDGELYYSFEGIPFAQPPVGELRFRAPQPPSSWQGVRDCTYAREQPMQRNSITNTAEGSEDCLYLNVYAKKLESPKPLPVMVWIFGGGFQVGGASRDLYGPDYFMKHDILLVTINYRVGVLGFLSLKDKELKIPGNAGLKDQIQALRWVKENIASFNGDPENITVFGESAGGASTHILMQTEQARGLFHRAIVQSGSALCAWATQPDRKWPQRLGKELGYAGNLESEKELLEFFQQIPASKLAQYCNSIVTQEEQRDYEILAFAPVIEPYVGDDCVIPKSQQEQLSSAWGNSIPMIIGGTSFEGLFSYRTTLDDPLYMLSAFEAIIPKQVRDAIDKDELAEMVRRLKKSYFDDPDRASMELYECLHILSIKNFWHDIHRTLLARLAYATNLPTYLYRFDMDSPHFNHYRILKCGKKVRGVCHADDISYMFYGILSSKLDKNSPEYRTIERLVGMWTSFATTGDPNCEIIAPVKWDPLRPGGVENCLNIADGLEFIPLPESKQFVVWDSFYTRESLY